In Henckelia pumila isolate YLH828 unplaced genomic scaffold, ASM3356847v2 CTG_611, whole genome shotgun sequence, a genomic segment contains:
- the LOC140873499 gene encoding uncharacterized protein: MKPVLHLLSKGEASTSKSFNGRKPRDTFIPREKIDSESQTRKNDVQLKRRGRQDSWDDARSNVRTSAYSQVSEITEVTQGYEIVEVGNNSPYKDIYLNKFYVYEENESRNSAKHEERERYMQLSGKNMVEDKKNRTNSFNHPLSIPKRGKADTTNWKIMNQPPESSAKKNFDENKSMKQPDLEETLDTPALDEAAVKAIISILSGYIRSFLKDEDFRTSLSHNSFASLNFIGLEEGLNTESKVIENLEQAIETVERAAEDSASVKELKKASLQLSVITGLNSKDLKDGFTSGIPNLKLSACAHLYLSVIYVIQKKDKITAKHILQVFRDSPFQARVALLPDLWDHVFLPNLLHLKLWYDKEARSVADSPVSKNINLLDKVYNETLDSGTHQFAKYYKDWLTEDLEAPSLPVIKIPSFSVQLMPKGGLHGHTNSPASYVSPQPMVSKKLYDEVFSRARKTGFELEIYEEENFEISARSSNSPAPEDKQLIVYDSFTSTNQCFEPDSESLPGDICVANETHSKVH, encoded by the exons ATGAAGCCAGTTCTTCACTTACT CTCAAAAGGAGAAGCTTCAACAAGTAAAAGTTTTAATGGAAGAAAACCGAGGGATACTTTTATCCCAAGGGAGAAGATAGACTCAGAATCCCAGACTAGGAAAAATGATGTGCAACTCAAAAGAAGAGGTCGCCAAGATTCATGGGATGACGCAAGGTCTAACGTTAGGACTTCTGCATATTCACAAGTTTCAGAGATAACTGAGGTGACACAGGGATATGAGATAGTTGAGGTGGGAAATAACAGCCCATACAAAGATATTTACTTGAATAAATTCTATGTGTACGAGGAAAATGAGAGTAGGAATTCTGCTAAACATGAGGAAAGGGAGAGATACATGCAACTTTCTGGGAAGAATATGGTAGAGGACAAGAAAAATAGGACTAACTCTTTCAACCATCCTCTGTCCATACCCAAGCGAGGAAAAGCCGACACAACCAATTGGAAAATTATGAACCAACCCCCCGAGAGCTCCGCTAAGAAAAACTTTGACGAAAATAAGAGCATGAAACAACCTGATCTTGAAGAGACGCTGGATACTCCGGCTCTTGATGAAGCTGCTGTTAAGGCCATCATTTCTATCTTGAGCGGATACATAAGGAGTTTTCTTAAGGACGAAGATTTCAGGACATCCCTTAGTCACAATAGTTTTGCTTCCCTCAATTTCATTGGATTAGAAGAAGGCCTGAATACTGAAAGTAAAGTAATAGAAAATCTTGAACAAGCTATAGAGACAGTGGAAAGAGCAGCAGAGGACAGTGCGAGTGTAAAAGAACTGAAAAAAGCTTCGTTACAGTTAAGTGTTATTACTGGATTAAATTCAAAGGATTTGAAGGATGGTTTTACGTCTGGAATCCCAAATTTGAAATTGTCAGCTTGTGCTCATCTGTATCTCAGTGTGATATATGTGATACAAAAGAAGGACAAGATTACCGCAAAACATATTCTTCAAGTGTTCCGTGATTCTCCTTTCCAGGCACGAGTAGCTTTGTTACCTGATTTATGGGACCATGTTTTTCTGCCAAATCTCTTACATTTGAAGCTCTGGTATGATAAAGAAGCTCGTTCTGTGGCAGATTCGCCTGTTTCAAAAAACATCAATCTTCTTGATAAAGTCTATAATGAAACATTGGATTCAGGAACACACCAATTCGCCAAGTACTACAAAGATTGGCTAACTGAGGATCTTGAAGCACCTTCACTCCCTGTGATCAAAATTCCTTCTTTCTCTGTTCAACTGATGCCAAAGGGAGGCCTGCACGGCCACACAAATAGTCCTGCTAGTTATGTCTCACCTCAGCCAATGGTCAGCAAAAAACTCTATGATGAAGTATTTAGTCGTGCACGTAAAACGGGGTTTGAACTGGAAATTTATGAAGAGGAGAACTTTGAAATAAGTGCTAGAAGCTCAAATAGTCCTGCCCCAGAAGACAAGCAACTGATAGTATATGATTCATTTACCAGCACAAATCAATGCTTTGAACCAGACAGCGAATCTCTACCT GGAGATATATGTGTAGCCAATGAAACGCACTCAAAAGTTCATTAG